Below is a genomic region from Ahaetulla prasina isolate Xishuangbanna chromosome 16, ASM2864084v1, whole genome shotgun sequence.
TAGAGAAATAACGAAGTCAGACAGAAGACAGGTAGAGGCATGCTTGAAGAATGTAACTGTCCGGCCGTATTCACAGTTCTGGAGGCCGCTGTCCATTTCAGCAGTCCAACTACTAGCATTCGAGACAGCGGGTGTTTCCTGGGCAGAGACGGGGTCCCGTGTGTGAACCACTTGTCGGTGTGCTGTATCCTACAGGTGTATGCCATCTTAGTGAGCCACCCACCAGCTCCAAATGACCACTTAACACCAACACCGGTGTCGTACACGGCTGGGTTCTATCGGATTCCTGTCCTTGGGCTGACCACTCGCATGTCCATATATTCAGATAAGGTAACAAGCTTATTATTATCATGACTAATATTACCGTTATTATTACTGCTAATACTGGTGTGCGTATATTATGGTAAGAGGTAGAACATTCTCTCACTTCTTGTGTTCCTGGTAACTTAAGTTCCTTGTTTCTTGCCCGTCCCCTGGAACAATTCTGAGTTCTCTTTTACACAACATTCCTTCAGATGCTTGAAGACAACCATCATGTCTTCCTATAGGCTTCCCTTCTCCACAGGtgccaccaacattttcttataACTTTTTTCCTTCCAAGTCCTCTGTCATCCTGGCTGCTCTCTTCTAGACATGCTGATGACTTTCCTAGTCCTAGAACTCAGGATAGGCAAGACAGGCCATTGAAAGACAAATGAAGAAGAGTCCTTGCTTACCGTCTGAGGGTGATCTATAGACCTTTGGTGGTCAGCACATGGAAATGGGATCTTTTCAAAAGCAATTAAGCTTCAGAAAGATTTATCAGGGTCAAGTAAAAGGCTTACAAACCAGTCCCTggagaacaaaacaaaatcctcgagtttgtttttttagATTCCCTGTAAAGATGACCACTCAAGTGGAAAACCTTTCAACCTCCCACCAACGTAGCCTTTTTCCTTTCAGACTTTGGTTTGCTCCGTCTTTCATTTGCAGAGCATTCACCTCTCCTTCCTACGAACGGTGCCCCCCTACTCCCACCAGTCCAATGTTTGGTTCGAGATGATGCGCTTTTACAAGTGGAACCATATCATCCTCATCGTCAGCGATGACCACGAAGGGCGAGCTGCCCAAAAGAAGCTGGAGACCCTCTTGGAAGAGAAGGAATCCAAGGTCAGTATCTGCCACGCTCCACTGCCTAAACCTCTGTGGATACAGCAGAACCTTTAAAAGTCTCAGGCTTGTTATATGTACGTAGAGCCGTGTATGTAAAACACCTTCTTTCTTCCCATTGTTAACATGACTAACATTATGCTTTAAGCATCAACGGTGTCTCTTGAGTAGTACCTAACAAAACCTTGTACTCTTATTCATTTCACTTGCTTTACCATGGTCAAAAACctcctgcattaaaaaaaaaagagaaaacaaaaacatgCAGACGAAACCAGCAACAACTGTGAAATGAGGAGGAACATAACCTGGAGCTTTGCAAATCCCCATCTCTCAATGGCGAGTGTGCTGATAAGAGAAAGATCTCCAGAGTAGTAAGGAAACTACCCATGACCTCCTGGTCTCTTGTGGGCCAGCTGGgctcagagagagaaaaggagagcgtgattgtgtgtgtgtgtgtatgagagagagagagagaacataagagaaagaaagaaagaaagaaagaaagaaagaaagaaagaaagaaagaaagaaagaaagaaagaaagaaagggaaaatagtTGAGTATCTCAGGTCCTAGCACGGCTTGTCCCTTCCGTGGGCTCCCTGATTCCTACTGGCTCGGTCTTGCTAGAATACTTTGGGGTCAGGCTTGGTCCTGGAGAGCAGCAGGATCCTTGGGTCTCTTTAGGATACTTCCAGTTACTTTCGTTTCCCGGCTTGCTGACATGCCTTTCTGCCTCTTCCCATTCTCCCTAAGCCTCTTCTACATTACTTCTAAGCTCTGATCCCTTTCTACAAGAATTTACGCTGCCAATCAATTTGCATCCTAAGATTGACATGCCCACTTTCATAATCAAGGTCTGAGAAAGAGCATCTTCTTCCCCCCTGCAAAGCATAAAAATGTCACCTTTATGCTGACACAACGGCTTGTAAGGCAAAAGTTTTGTTCTGTATTCAAAAAAATAGTAAGTGATGGTACAGATGTGCTATAGCCTTTTCCTACTAGCTGTTATTAACGTGCACTGGCTTCGTGGCCTTCACTGGACTACACAGCTAATGGTTACCAGGCAGAGAAATCAGAGCTGTTTCCCCTCTGCAATTCCCACAGGCCTACCTAAACGGAGCTCGGCAGACAGGATAGAGATTGCTGTAAACACGGGTGGAGAGGGAGAACCAGATCAAAATATTCCCCTCATCCAATAAATCTCTCTGCACACACACAGACAACTAGTATAGCAGGGAAAACCCGAGCTAAGAATTGCTGCTTTGCTATGTGTTGGTTGGTTTCCCTTTAATAAATGGACACTCAAGTGATGAGATCCAACCCTCGCCCACAAAATGCAAAAATCCCACAAATGTCTTAAGGATTGCCTCCTGTTCTGACATGGCAGTCAAAAGCCACCCAGGGCTCTCTTTACAAGCTGACCTACATAGATGAGTCTGATTCCTCTTTGATCTGGCAATGCTGGCAAAAAGTGCCTTGAGACCATCTGGGCGGATGACGTGGGCATCATCAGATGCTACTCCCTACAGTTGTCTCTGCAGCTCTTTTGGGGAGACAGTGCGGATAAAAGGATCGATCTGATAAAATGATCAGATGGCGAGGACCAGCAGCCTGCGGTAAAGAGGCTACTCTAGAGTagatctctctccttttctcttctttcactGAGTTATCCAGAGGCTTCAGCCAGACAAGTCCCACTCCAAGCTCtgaacagcaacagcagcagcagcagcaacagagcCAGTTTCTGCCCGATCTGCACGCTGGCCGTCAGCAGCCACATTGTGATAGAAAAGCAGGGCTTTCTGGTCCTCAAATATGGTATGAGGATCACCGCCTCCCTTCCCCCACACTTCTAGAATTAAACAAACTGCCCTCCCCGGCCAATTTCTACCTGCCTGAGCCATTGGTTCTGCAAAAGCATTTGTCCGGTGCTTGAAGCAAATATGGTATTTATGGAGAATCTGAAGGAGCAAGCAACGTGTTATGTACAAGCAGTCCAAGTTATCTTTCAGCTGTGGCAATAACACACCCTGTATGGTACCCCCCATCCCCGTTCCAACATCCCCTAGAACTGCAATTCATAGAACCATCTTCTCATCTCTGCAGacacaaaaataataatctcagAACGGTAGCATTGGTCACCACCATTCCTGCTAACAGCTAACTTTTTGTTCAGGCAAAACTAAGAACAGGACAGATACAATGACCCTCTGAGTCCAGAATACGGCTCTGCCTTGGATGAGAAAAGGTTGCTCGTTGAGCCTCAGTCTTGAAGTCGCTTTGAATGGCACACAGAATCTTTCATCTGTATGGAAGGGTCTTATTTAAAACCTCCTTTCCGCACCCTATCAGAGCAACATAACCAAACCAAAGCCGCTACAAACTAAACCCATAGTTGCCCCAAGTTTAGAAAAAAGTCCAGATTAGAAGGGAGAGGATATTTTTAAAGAGCTTCCCAACTTCTACCAGAGGCTCAGCTGGCAGGGCAGAAGGCCAGAGCAGCGGCTCCTGCAAAGACTGGgggaatctcttctttttttgatGCTTTGACTGCATGGTCCTAGCCAGGACTGTTCAAAATGACAGCTCAGTGCATTGACTTCTAGCCAGTCCCAATAGGATTGCAACCCTCATGACTGCTGTGGGATGCTGGTTGTTCTCTAAGGGGATGTGGCTCGGCTCAGAGATCCCACAGGAAGCCCTGGCTATGATCCACAGCATGGCCTGGCATTTTAATGGCCTTAATGTGCTTTCCATGAAAGAGGGATTACGCAGCAGGGGTGGCAGCGGAGTGGATCGGCCAGTCACTACAGTTCAGGAGGTGCTCCATTTTCAGAGCCGGGGTCCTTGTGAACCCTAGAACCAGCTACGGAGGAGGGCGGTTTGGCCTTAGGAGTTTCAGACATACCTGATGGGGGTGAAACCCTTCAATTTATTCTACCAAAGCTCTTCTCatgcttccctctctctctctctctgaaagttGGAGAAGGCAATGAGAAGGAACGTCCCATTTCATCTTTGTGCATCCACCTCTCTTGCATCTGTCTGCATCTGGCCTCCTTTTagcccccccactccacccccgcGGTCTTATTGGATGTCCGCATAGCCATCTGGAAAGCGGCTTATCCAGATCAGCTACCAAAAGAATCTTTATCTTCTTCTCTGGCTTTCCTGGCTTCCAAAAGGATGCGGTCCAGGACAAATGATCATGGTTGGCTAATAGATCAGGTTGCACATGCCTATTATGGAAACTTATAACACTTGCTGTATGCTCCAATGCTCGGCAGCAAGAAAGACATAGCAAGCGAGAGGGGAGGCAAGACGGAGCCAGGTTCAGAGGGCCCCCCCTCACTCCTGGGTTTTGCGTGCTCCAGGGTTATAGTGTTCCCTTTTCACAAACAGTGGAGAAAGAGTTGGATATTGGATTGCTTTACTACACGTCATTTTTTTTCAACTGTTTATAATATTCTTCTGTGTCTACATATTTTTTCTGTGCACATTATTCATCAGAGTAAAAAAAGGAACTATGACAGCCTCGAACAACTATCCTATGACAGCAAGCGAGGACCCAAGGTATATTTGCATGGACAATGCACGCCGCCCACCAACCTAACTAGCAAAATGATGAACTTGGCCACAGGCACaaggaaaaattaattaaaaatcagaatcagaatcaaaaaAAATATGTTCCAAGCAAGCGAGCAAACTCCATGTTTTTGGTAGCACGTTATTTTATGTTGGGATAAGTTTGGTTTGACCCTGAGAATGGAAATGTAGCAAGTCAGCCCTGGAAATATTTGTTTTGGAGACATGCATGTAAAGCAATAATCAACttgcaagtattttttttctttctttcttgaaaaaTTGAACCAATCCCTTCCtgctgtcctttcctttcctcttctccccccaccccctgccaaAAAGAAATGGTTCCTTGGCGTGAAACTTTCACTTTGATTCCCCACGTTCCCAAGATGAACCTTGTGCATTTTCAAAAATTTTGAGTTCCCCTGGTTtattgtttggttttgtttttctgaAAAACAACACTGGTTTGAGTTTTCAATTGCATTGCAAATGAACAAATATGTATCAATGATACTTATATAtgccttttttcctcttttctctacAAATGCACGCCTCTCTTTGAGTCTTGAGTGACTGCATGCACAGtgcaaaagtttttaaaaattaaagagaaaacaGTATCGATTAATgtcaaagaaaggggaaaaagccctaagagaaaaagaaaagaaagaaaaaaaaagagaaaagaaaagaaaaaataacttcCCTCTGCCCTTCCTTTCCATGCCTAGCAGTGCTTTGAAAGAGGGATGGAATTCTCTTTCCTAGAAAGCATGGTTCTGACTCAGCTCTCGGGCCTTTGCACTAATCCCTCTCGCTCACACCAATTGCAGGCTGAGAAGGTGCTTCAGTTTGAACCAGGGACAAAAAATGTGACTTCACTGCTGCTGGAAGCCAAAGAACTGGAGGCTCGGGTGATTATCCTCTCTGCAAGGTAAGCCCTGCACCTAACCGCCACCTGCCTTTCAGCATTCAGGCCTCACACGCAGATGCTGGAGCCGCTGGGTGCAATGATGTCCGGGCCCCTTATTCCTGGGGGCCCTCCTGTCCTGTACCACTGAGAAGCAGTAGAAGCGAGGTAAATGATGCACCAGATGGGAATCCAGCCAAAGCCAGACTGGTTCCTGGCACAGTCACAAGGGAAATCCCAGGCCCGCAGACAGGACAGGAAAAAGAGTCCAAACCGAGGAGCTGTAGGATGGGAGCGGTCCCACCGGTACCAGCATCACCATCCTTCCAGCAAGCAAATCCTTTGGCTTCCTTTTGGGGTCCCCCCCACCCGCTCTCAGGAAACtgcagagtgggagggagggagcccttctactccccctctctctccttggtGCTAGCCACACATCTAGCCAAACATCGATGAGGCTGAGGGCAAAGCTAAGCCCAGGAGGTGACGCCCCCTGCCTCATATCAGTTCTGCCTTGATCTGACACAATGATGTTCTCTGCCCTGAGACAAGGAACAGCCAGATGCCCAGGGATGGCATAGGTGCCAGCAGTGCTTCCTGAGAGGAGAGCAGTCCTCAGCCAGCGGCAGTTGCAGCTGCCCAAAGAGCCACTGCATCACCAGGGACAGTATTGAGATCAAAGGAACTGGTAGCCCCCTCCACGCTTCGCTGCTCAGACCACGCCTGGAATATCCTGCCCAGTGCTGGTCATCACCATGCAAGGAGGACCTCTGGAAGGGATGCTGATCAAAGCAACCAAGGTGGAAGCCAAACCCTCCGAGGAGTAGTTAAGGGAACTGGGTGTGGTTGGCCTAGAGGAAGCTTCCAATATGTGAAGGGCAGTCCCAGAGAAGAGGGGTGCACACATTCTCCACAAAGCCTAAGGACAGggatggaaccagtggtgggagctTTACAGAGGGAGAACCAAACTcagaataaggaggaatttcctgacctgTCGTGAAGAGGAATAGTCTGCCATCTGGAGCTATGGGGtgcccatcactggaggattttaagccaAGGTTGGGCTGGGATGATCTCAGGATTCCTGCCCTGGgaaggagctggactagaagactcggAGGGCCCTTCCAACTGTAGACAAGATTCTATGGTTCCAAAGTCTGGTTTTCTTCTAGAGCTAAAATTAAAGTTACCCACTGTTTAAAGTTCAAACTTATTTCTAAGGAACGTATTACAATCCTCTGCACGTTTACTCAGAATGAAGCTCCACTGTATTTAATAGCCTTACATTCTAAAAATATAGGATTATAGTTCCAGTTACTTGAACATGTTAACTCCAAGTCTAAAATTCTAAATTGAGGAGCCAAGTTTAGCTCTGAGATTATTACATAAAGAAATacattgctaaatgaaacatacgATTCCACACTTTGCAGTTACTGACATAATTTATGCATCGCGTTCAACCATCCAACAACTTTGCACTGGCTGGAAGCTGAGAACTGGAAGCTGAGAACCCAAAGGCTCAGCTGGAGGGCTCCCCTTTAGAGAAACGTCTAGGGTTCCAAATATCTGTGGTTCTGCATGGATAATTCTCCTGGGTTTCCAACCtatcttttgtttctttcccccAAAGGAAGTGTTAAGAGAAAGCCTCCCACCTTCCCCAACTCAAGAAATGTTCCAAGACAAAGCAGGAGCTTGAGGAATCTTAGTTGCCCTCTCCCCAAAAGGGGCAATTTCCCTAAACTACTTGCCACTTGGTCCTGAGGTTCTGCCTCCCTGGGATCACTGACCATCCAGTAATTTGCCCATTCAGTTAAACAGTTTGTGAGAGCTTTCTTCCCTAATGCCTTCTGCTTGAAGTGGGCCCAAGCCAGACAAATAGACTGCCCCAGTCTCTGACTCCTGCCTTCTGCACTGGAGAAACCTTCGGTAGCTTCCCTTTTTCCCTGGGGGTCTCCACAGGGGGTTCACTTGGCAGAAGCGTCCATGAAGGGGAGCATTAAGAGCCGAGGTGACcacgcagtggttagagcgcagcactgcaggctacttcagctgactgccatTTGACAGTTCAAGTCTcgctggctcaaggttaactcagccttccattgttccgaggtgggtaaaatgaggacccagattgttggtggcaagaggctgactctgtcaaccacttagagagggctgtaaaagcactatgaagcggtatatgagtctaagtgctattgctattgctattaaggaaGGACAAGAGATTCCTTGCCAGTGCCATCTCTGTTCTCTTCCAGCGAGGACGATGCCACCACCGTGTATATGGCAGCAGCCAAAGAAAACATGACCGGTCCGGGTTACGTATGGCTGGTGGGAGAAAGGGAGATCTCGGGCAACGCCTTACGCAATGCACCAGAAGGTACCCATCCTGGTCCTGATCATTCTCTCAAACCACACAGCTTCTGGTCCTAAGTGCCTTCCTCTTGGCTGTCTAGCATGCTCTGCGGACGTTTCTGTTCTGGGTTGCCCGATGGGAGAATTTACAAGAGAGGGAGGGTCAGCAGTAAGGTGGCAAATTGGAGCAATGCCCTGCCCAGGGTGGACGGAATGGAGAGATTCATCTTCCCCTTTTTATAGTTATCATTTCATGCGGTAAAGACAACCAGGGACTAAGCTCAGGGACTAAGGCGAGGCTCAGAGCCTCCAAGCCCAAAGGCAGTCCCACTCAAACAAGCATATTCTGGGGTATAAATGGCTCAGGATCACCGCCCTCGGTGCCCCCAGAGGCCCCGGCCAACAGAAACAGAGCTCACCTGAGGGGGTCTTCTGAGTCTCTTCTCTTTGACCGTTTCAGGACTGATTGGTCTACAGCTCATGAATGGGAAGAACGAATCTGCTCATATCAGAGACGCAGTCGCTGTGGTGGCCCAGGCTGTGCACGACTTGTTTGAGAAAGAGAACATCACTGACCCTCCCCGGGGCTGTGTGGGGAACACTAACATCTGGAAGACGGGGCCCCTCTTCAAAAGGTAGCAGTTCTCCTGCCCCTGCTCTTCAGCCCCTGGGCCCAGCAAATACTCCGGGAGGAGGGAGGGCCAGCTGAGTCATGGGGCCTGTCCCGAGCGCTCGCCTATCTGCCCAAGACCATCCGAAGTACTTCCCCCAGACCCTCCCGAGAGACGAAGGGGGCTGAAACGCTGCTACCTTGAGGCCACACAGCCTGCAAAGCCTAAACGAGACAACTTCTCTTAGGGTGCTGATGCAGACCAAATATGCAGAAGGCGTGACTGGCAGAGTGGAGTTTAATGAAGACGGGGACAGAAAATATGCCAACTATAGTGTCATGAATCTCCAGAACAACAAACTGGTGCAAGTTGGAGTCTACAATGGGAGCCACGTATGTACAGCCCATTTCTTGAATCTTCCTATCCCTTCATTTCAACTCTAGAAAGGAAGGCCCTGAATTTTGGGCCTCCTGTGAATTTCAATAGTATAAAATGCAGCATAAACACAAATACAGTCCCATCTGTCCTGCCCGGCCATCATTAGCGGCTGCAGCCTCTGCCCAGCCCTGCCAGAGCAGTTTGTAACCGTCCTGCCTGAACTGCACCTTCACAGTTTCTGCCCAATGACCGAAAGATCGTCTGGCCAGGAGGAGAAACAGAAACGCCGCAGGGCTATGAGATGTCCACAAAACTAAAGGTAGGCTCTGCCTGGTGGCAATGCCAGCCCGCTTCAAAGGGGAAAGGCCTGTTCCCTCACTTCCAATAAGAGAATTGAAGCCGGGTTCTAGAGGAGCGGCCCTGCCAGGTTCACCAAACAGGGAGAAACGGAGGGAGAGCAGCTGAGGGCTGTCCCTGGGagtcgggggtggggggctcATTGTGGCCACCACCTTCCCTGCCGAACCTTTCTTCTCCCAAGCAGACTTTAGCAAGGGGCTCCTCCAAGGCCACAAGGCTTTCTGGCCTCTCTTTCCACAGATAGTCACAATCCACCAGGAGCCATTTGTCTACGTGAAGCCCACCCTGGCCGATGGGAAGTGCAAGCCACTGCTCAACAGCACGGGGGGACTGGTGCAGCAGGTGCTCTGTACGGGGCCCAACGAGACCTTGCCAGGTGAACCCCTTGGCCCGGAAGCTAAGGCCCCAACTGAATTTTCCCCCACACGCACACAAAGACCCCCACTTCCAGGTGAAGGACTGCAGCTCCCACTTTCTCTCCATTGGCAAAATTTTCTGCCAGCAACTTAATAACTTGAATAGTGAGAAAGTCCACCCCCCCAaggtattttctttatttcattccaCTAATTTTTGATAACTATTTCAGATTTCTTTGGAATTAAGAGTAGAGCAATTGCAGTGCTTTAAATTAACATGCAAAATATTTACTTGGCTGTCAAATATCCTTCGAGAAGCCTGGTTCCGACCATTTCCCTACCCTTATTCCCACTTTTTTCTTAGCTGCATCACAAAGGGAATCTTAAAAGCTCCCATGGGATCCGGAGTCGGATCTTCCGAGTGTGAAGGGTTGATCTTCtcgtttctttctttcctcattgCAACACAGGGCGCCCCAGCGTAATGTTATGTTGCTATGGCTTCTGCATCGACTTACTCATCAAGCTTGCGAAGACAATGAATTTTACCTACGAAGTTCATCTAGTGGGTGACGGTAAATTTGGCACACAAGAACGGGTAAGAATACTGCCTTCCTCTCAGTCTAAATTGAGCCACAACAGTCAAAGTTGGCAGTAGTTCTCAATTTGCTTGGAATTGATAactcttgtttatttttctttccattcaaAAAAGGGAGTGGTAAGTCTATGTTACCATCATGTCCAACCACCGTGCACCAACATCTGGAGGTTGGAAACTGTCAGCATTCAACTAAGTTCAGAAACAGCTGCCACAGGACTAGCTTCAGTTTACAGAGAGGGTCAGGGGTAAATGACGTGGTTTAAGCTCAAAGAAAGACCAGCTTCCAGAACAAGTGGCTAAAGAACCTAAAGCAAGGCAGGGGAGCCTGTGCTGCGAGCAGACAGGGGTTTATATCAAGCAGCTGGCCCAGAGATAAGGCGCTGTAGAGCCCTGTAGGCTCCAAATAGGATGTGGCAGCAGCTGTGAACTAGCAAGGTATTACCGGCACGCAGGTATTAACCTACCTGGGTTGGAAAAGGCGATGCAGCAGGCACTCCCCAAAGAGAGGAAGCTGAAGGTCTTGACTTGAGATCCCACTTAACTTGCAGCTGGTGGCTTGAGCAACTGGCCTGAAGTTCAGAAAAGAAATGGCAGGAGGGGTTGTCAGCTGCATCCATTCTCCCTCTGACTAAGCAAAGGCCAAGAGAGCCCAAGATTTCTATCACATCAAGCATTACtagcagaagagaatatttatagcactGGGTTGATCTGTGGAGTCtagggtgccctctgagcttggatgtttgcttgcagaagtttcatgagaGAAGTCCCTGGTCAggatgtctgcaagaaacaaccaagctcagagagctccaaacACTCTTAAGGCTTACTAGTAGCCACAGTCCATGTTATGCACCTCCGTTCCCTGCTCTGCTTGGACTTCCTAAACAGTTCATGGCCAGGCTCACCTCGGAGGGAGGAGCTCAGGCATTCATTGAGGAGGCTCTTTTTGAATAGACCTGTACAACGGAATGACCCTGGCCGGGGCTCTAATTGCAGGTGAACAACAGCAACAAGAAGGAGTGGAACGGGATGATGGGGGAGCTGCTGAGTGGCCAGGCTGACATGATCGTGGCACCACTAACCATTAACAATGAGCGGGCTCAGTATATTGAGTTTTCCAAGCCTTTTAAGTACCAAGGACTGACCATCCTTGTCAAGAAGGTAACACACGAATACCAACAAGGCAAAATGGTAGCCAAGAATATGAAGAGCAGTGGGAGCAAATCCCAGGTCCCTCAGCTAAGGATGGAAAAACAGAGCCTTGAATAAAAGGGCCTGGACCAAGGGTCAACCGCTGGCCGCCCTGCGGCAACGGCTGCCTCCTCTGGAATGAAGCAATCCTTGCCTAGTAATACCCAGCCAAAATTAATTGTAATCCTAACAATAAGTGAAGTGGAGctgcagaaataaaatttaacGGCAACCACTCTGTTACGGTGTGGAAGGTCCTTTTGCTTTCCATCCGATTATgacaaagatagcaatagcaacaacCCTTaacacttacataccgcttcacagtgctttacagccctctctaagcggtttacagagtcagcatcttgtccctaacaatctggctcctcattttaccaaccttggaaggatgggaggttgagtcaaccttgagcatgtgagacttgaactgcccaactgcaggcagccggcagacagcagaaatagcctgcagtactgcatgctaaccactgtgtggccaccacggctcttgaatGGACCCTCCACGTTTGAGGGCAGCCAATCCCTAAATTCCTCTTGCTTTATGAAGGGACAAGAGTGGCAGGGTAAGGATTTCCGCTTTCCTGCCCTGCCTGAGGATTTCCCAGCTGCACTGGAGTGGCAGTGATTGGAAACTGGTCTAGGCCGCATTGGCCTGATCCACCCTGTTTTCAAAAGATCTCCAGATTCTGGCTGGAAACGGCCCACGCATTGCAGGCTTTTTCCAGCCATGATTTCCTTCTGTATTGCAGGAAATTCCCCGCAGCACCCTGGATTCATTCATGCAACCGTTCCAGAGCACACTATGGCTCCTGGTGGGGCTGTCGGTGCACGTGGTGGCTGTGATGTTATATCTACTGGACCGTTTCAGGTACCTGAATCCTCAGAATGGGGAGGGAGACAtggtgcgtgtgtgcgtgtggccTTGGGTGGGTGGAGACTGGCCATGAAAAGTTTTTGCAAATGGAGACGCTGGGATCCAGAATGTTGATAACGATGTTGCTCAAGATGGAAAATCCAAAGGCCATCACCATCAATTCACTAAGCAGCCGCTTAACCATCTCAGGGTATGCTTCCTTTGCATGATTTATGCCCCATCCAGTTGGGTGGGAAGGGCAGGGCAATCCTGAAGCTGACAGCCTGCTCAAACCCTCAGCGTTTTCTTCCCAGTCGGAAGGTCTAGATACCTGTTTCTATCTGGTAATCCTCAGGCTTTCAGGCAGTGGCATGAACCGGAAGCCGCTCTTGCACGGACAGGCACATCTGTGCCGATGGCGGCACTTCCTAGATGGGACAGAACTCAGCCAAGCGGTGTTGCTTGCTCTTTTGCAGTCCCTTTGGCCGATTCAAAGTGAacagtgaagaagaggaagaggacgcCCTGACGCTTTCATCGGCCATGTGGTTTTCCTGGGGGGTCCTTCTGAATTCTGGCATCGGAGAAGGTGAGCCTTGGACCCCCTGGGGAGGGAAATCGCTGTTGCTTTGTGCCATCAGAGGGCAGAACGCATTCatcagagaggagagaggaggagtcgGTAGAAGGATCTTCCTAGGAATGCCTCCCTTGATCGTGAGGCCTGtcccgttttttttttccttttgggtcatTAAGTTCCATGTCAAGTACAGGAAAAAACTTTCTGC
It encodes:
- the GRIN1 gene encoding glutamate receptor ionotropic, NMDA 1 isoform X3; translated protein: MRLLLLAVLVWFSVARAGCEPKIINIGAVLSTKKHEQVFRDAISQANKRHGTWKIQLNATSVTHKPNAIQMALSVCEDLISSQVYAILVSHPPAPNDHLTPTPVSYTAGFYRIPVLGLTTRMSIYSDKSIHLSFLRTVPPYSHQSNVWFEMMRFYKWNHIILIVSDDHEGRAAQKKLETLLEEKESKSKKRNYDSLEQLSYDSKRGPKAEKVLQFEPGTKNVTSLLLEAKELEARVIILSASEDDATTVYMAAAKENMTGPGYVWLVGEREISGNALRNAPEGLIGLQLMNGKNESAHIRDAVAVVAQAVHDLFEKENITDPPRGCVGNTNIWKTGPLFKRVLMQTKYAEGVTGRVEFNEDGDRKYANYSVMNLQNNKLVQVGVYNGSHFLPNDRKIVWPGGETETPQGYEMSTKLKIVTIHQEPFVYVKPTLADGKCKPLLNSTGGLVQQVLCTGPNETLPGRPSVMLCCYGFCIDLLIKLAKTMNFTYEVHLVGDGKFGTQERVNNSNKKEWNGMMGELLSGQADMIVAPLTINNERAQYIEFSKPFKYQGLTILVKKEIPRSTLDSFMQPFQSTLWLLVGLSVHVVAVMLYLLDRFSPFGRFKVNSEEEEEDALTLSSAMWFSWGVLLNSGIGEGAPRSFSARILGMVWAGFAMIIVASYTANLAAFLVLDRPEERITGINDPRLRNPSDKFIYATVKQSSVDIYFRRQVELSTMYRHMEKHNYESAAEAIQAVRDNKLHAFIWDSAVLEFEASQKCDLVTTGELFFRSGFGIGMRKDSPWKQNVSLAILNLHENGFMEELDKTWVRYQECDSRSNAPATLTFENMAGVFMLVAGGIVAGIFLIFIEIAYKRHKDARRKQMQLAFAAVNVWRKNLQQYHPTDITGQLNLSDPSVSTVV
- the GRIN1 gene encoding glutamate receptor ionotropic, NMDA 1 isoform X1, which translates into the protein MRLLLLAVLVWFSVARAGCEPKIINIGAVLSTKKHEQVFRDAISQANKRHGTWKIQLNATSVTHKPNAIQMALSVCEDLISSQVYAILVSHPPAPNDHLTPTPVSYTAGFYRIPVLGLTTRMSIYSDKSIHLSFLRTVPPYSHQSNVWFEMMRFYKWNHIILIVSDDHEGRAAQKKLETLLEEKESKSKKRNYDSLEQLSYDSKRGPKAEKVLQFEPGTKNVTSLLLEAKELEARVIILSASEDDATTVYMAAAKENMTGPGYVWLVGEREISGNALRNAPEGLIGLQLMNGKNESAHIRDAVAVVAQAVHDLFEKENITDPPRGCVGNTNIWKTGPLFKRVLMQTKYAEGVTGRVEFNEDGDRKYANYSVMNLQNNKLVQVGVYNGSHFLPNDRKIVWPGGETETPQGYEMSTKLKIVTIHQEPFVYVKPTLADGKCKPLLNSTGGLVQQVLCTGPNETLPGRPSVMLCCYGFCIDLLIKLAKTMNFTYEVHLVGDGKFGTQERVNNSNKKEWNGMMGELLSGQADMIVAPLTINNERAQYIEFSKPFKYQGLTILVKKEIPRSTLDSFMQPFQSTLWLLVGLSVHVVAVMLYLLDRFSPFGRFKVNSEEEEEDALTLSSAMWFSWGVLLNSGIGEGAPRSFSARILGMVWAGFAMIIVASYTANLAAFLVLDRPEERITGINDPRLRNPSDKFIYATVKQSSVDIYFRRQVELSTMYRHMEKHNYESAAEAIQAVRDNKLHAFIWDSAVLEFEASQKCDLVTTGELFFRSGFGIGMRKDSPWKQNVSLAILNLHENGFMEELDKTWVRYQECDSRSNAPATLTFENMAGVFMLVAGGIVAGIFLIFIEIAYKRHKDARRKQMQLAFAAVNVWRKNLQDRKSGRAEPDPKKKATFRSITSTLASSFKRRRSSKDTQYHPTDITGQLNLSDPSVSTVV